In Chryseobacterium sp., the genomic window TAATTTGGTAAGACTTCAAAACAGAAAGATATTTTATTAAACATTCTGTTCCCATCATGTTTACAGATCTATGGACTACACTCTACAAAATACTTCATTCCCCAGTAAAAAGAGCTATAGAAGATCCTATAGCTCTTTTTAATTGATTCTAAAAATTATTTATACCTGATAAAACTGATCCAGTTTCTCTTCGCATAACGTCCGGATGACTTCTATCCAACGGTCTTCATCATTCAAGCAGGGTATATAATGAAAGTTTTCTCCTCCTGCTTCTAAAAACTGCTCCTTCCCTTCCACCGAAATTTCCTCCAGGGTTTCGAGGCAATCAGAAACAAAAGCAGGGCAAACTACCGCTAGATTTTTAATTCCCCGGGCAGGAATGGTTTCCAGCGTATGATCCGTATAAGGCTCAATCCATTTATCTTTTCCCAATCTCGACTGGAAAGAAACAATGACTTTGTCTTTTGATAATCCAAGCTTTTCGATAACGCGTTCCGTTGTATTGAAACATTGATGGCGGTAACAAAACTGATGGCTGGGATTCGTTTCCCTGTAACAGCAGTCATTGAGATTACATGTTTTGGTAGGATCAGTCTTATAGATATGCCTTTCGGGCACCCCGTGATAAGAAAACATCAATGTATCCCATTTTTCAGGAAGTTTCTCCTGAATACTTTCCGCTAAACAGCGAATATACATATCCCGGTGATAGAAAGGCTGGATATACTGTATCTTCAGATCGGGAAATTTTTTCTTTCGTACTTCTTCCGCTTTTTCGATTACCGTTTCGGTGGTACTCATCGCATATTGCGGATAGAGCGGAAAAAGCACAATTTCGGAAACCCCGTTTTCAACCAGTTTTCTGATTCCTGTTTCAATGCTGGGTTCTGCATATCTCATCCCGATCTCAACCGGCACATCCGTTATTTTTTGAAGTTTTTTCTGTATTTTTTTTGTAATGACGATCAATGGTGAGCCTTCCTCTGTCCAAACCGTTGTATAGGCTGCAGCAGATTTTGCAGGTCTGGTATTCAAAATAATTCCGCGTACCAGAAGAGCACGGAAAATCCAAGGATAATCGATCACTTTTTCATCCATCAGGAATTCATCAAGATATTCCTTTACGTCCTTTACAGCGGTTGATCTTGGAGAGCCAAGATTGACCAGTAAAATTCCTTTTTTAGCCAATTTTTTTATTTTTTTATAATGGTTTATATGGTTATAAGATCAGCTATTCTGTTAATGCTTCCTTATAGGTTTTCAATGCGCGTTCCCGGGCTTTTTTATGTTCAACAATGGGTTCTTCGCGGTAGTCTTCAGCAGTCCATTTTTTTATGTATTTAGCATCTTTATCAAACTTTTTTGCCTGTTCATAGGGATTGAATATCCTGAAATACGGGGCTGCATCACAACCACAGCCGGCTGCCCACTGCCAATTCCCGTTGTTGGCTGAAAGATCATAATCTAAAAGCTTTCCGGCAAAATAGGCTTCTCCCCATCTCCAGTCGATAAGAAGATGTTTGGTAAGAAAGCTTGCGGTAATCATCCTTACCCTGTTGTGCATGAAACCTGTTGCATTAAGTTCTCTCATTCCTGCATCAACAATCGGATATCCGGTTCTGCCTTCGCACCATGCCTTAAATTCCTCTTCATTATTTCTCCAGATTATATTCTCATACTTTTTTTAAAACATGATGCTACAACATCAGGAAAATGGAACAGGATCTGCATAAAAAATTCTCTCCATATCAATTCATTAAGCCAGGTTTCACTATGCCTGACAGCATATTTCACACATTTTCTTACAGAAACCGTTCCGAAACGAAGTGCTGTTCCGAGATGGGTTGTATTATTCATCGCCGGAAAATCCCGGTATTCCTGGTAAGACGCTATAATCTTTTTATTGAGTTCTGGTTTTGCAAATTCTACGGTTGTCTTTTTAAAACCAATTTCCTCAAGCGAAATAATTTCTGCAGAGCCATGAAATACGGCACAATGGGTAAGGTCGGGAGCAACATGTTCAATATCCTTCAGGCTTTCCCTCCATTTTTTGGAATAAGGAGTGAATACTGTATAGGGTGAACGGTCGCTTTTAAGTATTTCATTTTTTTCAAATATCACCTGATCTTTGAAGTCTGCAAATTTGACAGCATGCTTTGAAAGCAGATCAGCGACTGCCTTATCCCTTTGAATGGCCAGAGGTTCGTAATCCCTGTTGCAGAAAACCGTATTAATATCGAAATCTTTAACCAGTTTTTTGAAAACCTGCAGTGGATTTCCGTGATAAATACGGATACCGCTGTTATATTGCTGTAATTCGTTATGAAGGTTTTGCAAGGCCCTGTGAATATAATCTACTCTTTTATCACACCTATCATGAAGCTTATCAAGAATCCCGGTATCAAATATAAAAACGGGAACAACTTGTACCCCTGAACGGAGCGCCTGATGCAGGCCTGTATTATCCTCCAGCCTAAGATCTCTTCTGAACCAAAAAATATTGATCTTACTCATTTTAATAGAAAATTGTTTTACCGTCTGCCATAAACGGCATTGTAAAATAGTAAACAAATATACTAATTATAAACTCAAATTAGTATATTTGTAAACATAGTTTAATCTGTTTTTATTTTAATGTAAGATTGTTGAAAATACAATACAATAGAATTATGAATACTATTAGATTTGATCAATTAAACCTGACAAGAGATAAAAATCTCATCGATGATTATTTTAATGTAATGGTAAAAAAGGAGCTGAACATAGATATTTCTTTCAGTAATGAATATGTAATGACCCGAAATATTGTATCAAAAAAACTGATCCTGGTCAAGACATTTTCGGATTCCATAACTTCAGATTCACAGCTTCATCTTTTAATACAGTCTTTGATTCATAAAATCAATACTGGCCTTTTAAGCAGGGATCAAATGATGGCAGCAATAGAAATGTTCAGAGAAAACAAATAAGTTTATCAATACGGAAATGCAGCAATAAGGCCTGTTAAGCATTGTCAATAATACATTGCAACCTGTGCAGATCATAAAGAAAAGCCCTCAAAATAAAATTTTGAGGGCTTTTCTTATGCCGTTATTCTGTGCATCCAATGAAGCGGCAATGAATATCTTATGTATTTTATACCTGTTCTTTCATATATTTGGCGACCATATCTTCCAGGTCTTCCAAATTAAAAGGTTTTGACACATAATCATCTGCCTGGGCTTCAGTTGCCAAAGCAACAATATCATTATTGGCCGTGACGTATATTACCGGAATATTTTTAAATTCTTCATTGTTTTTCAGAAGCTTTGTTGCCTCTACCCCGCCGATTTTCGGAATCCAGTTATCCATTAAAATAACATCCGGCCTATACTCGGCTACTTTTTCAAGAATATCATGTGACGTTTCCGAAATTTTAACTTCATAGCCATTCTCTTCAAAAATTATGGTGACCACTTCCAAAATAGCAGTATCATCATCAAAAATCAAAATTCTCTTTTTACTCATATTCGTTAGACTTATGTTTGTTCGATATATTACAAATGATTTATATAATCCGCTAAATTAGCCGGTTTAATAATTAAATCATAATCAATTTCTTCCACAGCGTGTTTGGGCATATAATCCACTTCTGCGGTTTCCGGATCCTGAATCCAGACCTGGCCGTTATTTTTCTTTATGTAGCTTAAGCCCTCAACTCCGTCTGCATTGGCCCCTGACAATAATACGCCTATCATATTCTCCCCATAAATTTCTGCTGCAGACCTGAAAGTCACATCAATAGACGGGCGGGAATAATTCATCTTTTCCGAGCTGTCCAAAGACATATTCCTCTTATTTTCAAATAACAAATGATAATCTGCAGGAGCAATGTATATCTTGTTATTCTGAATTTCAGTTTTATCTTCAATTTCAATGACCGGTACCTGTGTAAACTGCTGTAAAAGTGTTTGCAAAATATTCCCGGACTGAGCTTTACGATGAATCACCAGCAAAATAGGAATCTTCAGCACATCATCTAATTTTTTGATCATCTCAATAATGACCTGTAAACTTCCTGCCGACCCTCCAATAATGATCAATTCTAT contains:
- a CDS encoding response regulator; amino-acid sequence: MSKKRILIFDDDTAILEVVTIIFEENGYEVKISETSHDILEKVAEYRPDVILMDNWIPKIGGVEATKLLKNNEEFKNIPVIYVTANNDIVALATEAQADDYVSKPFNLEDLEDMVAKYMKEQV
- the hemH gene encoding ferrochelatase — translated: MAKKGILLVNLGSPRSTAVKDVKEYLDEFLMDEKVIDYPWIFRALLVRGIILNTRPAKSAAAYTTVWTEEGSPLIVITKKIQKKLQKITDVPVEIGMRYAEPSIETGIRKLVENGVSEIVLFPLYPQYAMSTTETVIEKAEEVRKKKFPDLKIQYIQPFYHRDMYIRCLAESIQEKLPEKWDTLMFSYHGVPERHIYKTDPTKTCNLNDCCYRETNPSHQFCYRHQCFNTTERVIEKLGLSKDKVIVSFQSRLGKDKWIEPYTDHTLETIPARGIKNLAVVCPAFVSDCLETLEEISVEGKEQFLEAGGENFHYIPCLNDEDRWIEVIRTLCEEKLDQFYQV
- a CDS encoding chemotaxis protein CheB, which produces MKIQKNIELIIIGGSAGSLQVIIEMIKKLDDVLKIPILLVIHRKAQSGNILQTLLQQFTQVPVIEIEDKTEIQNNKIYIAPADYHLLFENKRNMSLDSSEKMNYSRPSIDVTFRSAAEIYGENMIGVLLSGANADGVEGLSYIKKNNGQVWIQDPETAEVDYMPKHAVEEIDYDLIIKPANLADYINHL